In Microbacterium lushaniae, the following are encoded in one genomic region:
- a CDS encoding ABC transporter ATP-binding protein, protein MPEVLEFSDVVVRRNARDIVAHLDWTVADDERWVILGPNGAGKTTVLQLADTLLHPTSGTVTILGERMGRTDVFELRPRIGFASSAMARRLPPEETVLNVVLTAAYSVTGRWREAYEDIDERRALRVLSEWSLDHLADRTFGTLSDGEQKRVQIARAVMTDPELLLLDEPTASLDLGAREELLTLLSGYAQAPTTPAMVMVTHHVEEIPVGFTHVLLLRDGAAVAAGPIAQTLTAESLTAAFGVPIVLTEDGGRYAARAAS, encoded by the coding sequence ATGCCTGAGGTCCTGGAGTTCTCCGACGTCGTCGTCCGCCGGAACGCCCGCGACATCGTCGCGCACCTGGACTGGACCGTCGCCGATGACGAACGGTGGGTGATCCTCGGACCCAACGGCGCCGGCAAGACGACGGTGCTCCAGCTGGCCGACACGCTGCTGCATCCGACGTCGGGGACGGTGACGATCCTCGGCGAGCGGATGGGGCGCACCGACGTGTTCGAGCTGCGCCCGCGTATCGGCTTCGCCTCCTCAGCGATGGCGCGGCGCCTGCCGCCGGAGGAGACCGTGCTCAACGTCGTGCTCACGGCGGCGTATTCGGTCACGGGCCGGTGGCGTGAGGCGTACGAGGACATCGACGAGCGCCGTGCCCTGCGGGTGCTGTCGGAGTGGAGTCTCGACCACCTCGCCGACCGCACCTTCGGCACCCTCTCGGACGGCGAGCAGAAGCGCGTGCAGATCGCCCGGGCGGTCATGACCGATCCCGAGCTCCTGCTGCTGGACGAGCCCACGGCGAGCCTGGACCTCGGCGCGCGCGAAGAGCTGCTCACGCTCCTGTCGGGGTATGCGCAGGCGCCCACGACGCCGGCGATGGTCATGGTCACCCACCACGTGGAGGAGATCCCCGTCGGGTTCACCCACGTGCTGCTGCTGCGTGACGGCGCCGCCGTGGCGGCCGGACCCATCGCGCAGACGCTCACGGCCGAATCCCTCACCGCGGCATTCGGCGTGCCCATCGTGCTCACCGAGGACGGCGGCCGCTATGCCGCGCGCGCCGCATCCTGA
- a CDS encoding DUF3099 domain-containing protein, with amino-acid sequence MKSSPRTPSATSLPRAPRDEAGARLVKYMITMGIRIACFIAMVLITPYGWYTWVLGAAAVFLPYIAVVIANVGADPRRAAAESPDRQIATPAPEAPAPPAAPGVIRISETPRLSPEPEDER; translated from the coding sequence GTGAAATCGTCCCCCCGCACGCCCTCCGCGACCTCGTTGCCCCGCGCTCCGCGCGACGAGGCCGGCGCGCGGCTGGTCAAGTACATGATCACGATGGGCATCCGCATCGCCTGCTTCATCGCGATGGTGCTGATCACCCCCTACGGGTGGTACACGTGGGTCCTGGGGGCAGCTGCGGTGTTCCTGCCGTACATCGCCGTGGTGATCGCCAACGTGGGGGCCGATCCGCGCCGCGCCGCGGCGGAGAGTCCCGACCGTCAGATCGCCACGCCGGCCCCCGAGGCGCCCGCTCCCCCGGCCGCGCCGGGTGTGATCCGCATCAGCGAGACGCCCCGGCTGAGCCCGGAGCCGGAGGACGAACGATGA
- a CDS encoding SURF1 family protein → MSRRTAPALVRWTAYIAVAVVFAIACGFLANWQFARGEERGRQLALVEANYDKTPVPLADVLAPGDELAASDEWTPVVLTGEYLADEQVLVRNRPHGGTAAFEVLVPFLLDDGRALLVDRGWVAPGENQPDPDVVPAPPSGQATVTVRLRPGEPLPTSGRTAPEGQVPTIHLPLLADMVAGHQLETGAYGMLVSEDPAPATVPGMIASPSEDPGPHLSYAVQWILFAIMGFAFILYILVTERRHAREDAETRRPRRRDRDAEAEDALIDA, encoded by the coding sequence ATGAGCCGCCGGACCGCGCCCGCGCTCGTGCGCTGGACCGCCTACATCGCCGTCGCCGTCGTCTTCGCGATCGCCTGCGGATTCCTCGCGAACTGGCAGTTCGCGCGCGGCGAGGAGCGCGGGCGCCAGCTCGCGCTCGTGGAGGCCAACTACGACAAGACGCCCGTCCCGCTCGCCGACGTGCTGGCGCCGGGCGACGAGCTGGCCGCATCCGACGAGTGGACCCCCGTCGTCCTCACCGGTGAGTACCTCGCCGACGAGCAGGTCCTCGTGCGCAACCGGCCGCACGGCGGGACCGCGGCGTTCGAGGTGCTCGTGCCGTTCCTGCTCGACGACGGCCGCGCCCTGCTGGTGGACCGCGGGTGGGTGGCGCCGGGCGAGAACCAGCCCGATCCCGACGTCGTGCCCGCGCCGCCCTCCGGGCAGGCGACGGTGACCGTGCGCCTGCGCCCGGGCGAGCCGCTGCCGACGTCGGGCCGCACGGCCCCTGAGGGCCAGGTGCCCACCATCCACCTGCCGCTCCTGGCCGACATGGTCGCCGGGCATCAGCTGGAGACCGGCGCGTACGGGATGCTGGTGTCCGAGGATCCGGCGCCGGCGACCGTGCCCGGCATGATCGCCTCGCCGTCGGAGGACCCCGGACCGCACCTGTCCTACGCGGTGCAGTGGATCCTGTTCGCGATCATGGGGTTCGCGTTCATCCTGTACATCCTCGTGACCGAGCGCCGGCACGCGCGCGAGGATGCCGAGACGCGGCGTCCGCGCCGTCGCGATCGCGACGCCGAGGCCGAGGACGCACTGATCGACGCGTGA
- a CDS encoding alpha/beta fold hydrolase — MHIILIPGLWLDASTWDDVVPALEAAGHTSHPLTMPGLGEPAERSADIGIADWVAAVVAEIDRLPDPVVLVGHSGGGNVAWGAADARPDRAARIVFVDTFPPGDGGSIWEFPVVEGVVPFPGWDAFEDAEVGDLDDRTRAAAASRARSVPARIPTDAISLTDPRRYAIPVTMLTGTMPAADLHATIAQAPPWAADLAALQAVTIVELNSGHWPQFSQPAELGRAIAAALV; from the coding sequence ATGCACATCATCCTGATCCCCGGCCTGTGGCTCGATGCCTCCACGTGGGACGACGTCGTCCCGGCGCTGGAGGCCGCCGGCCACACGTCCCATCCGCTGACGATGCCGGGCCTGGGCGAACCGGCCGAACGCTCCGCCGACATCGGCATCGCCGACTGGGTGGCCGCGGTGGTGGCCGAGATCGACCGCCTGCCCGATCCGGTCGTGCTCGTCGGGCACTCCGGCGGCGGGAACGTCGCGTGGGGCGCGGCCGACGCGCGCCCCGACCGGGCCGCCCGCATCGTGTTCGTCGACACCTTCCCGCCCGGCGACGGCGGGTCGATCTGGGAGTTCCCCGTCGTCGAGGGCGTCGTCCCCTTCCCCGGGTGGGACGCGTTCGAAGACGCCGAGGTGGGCGACCTGGACGACCGGACGCGGGCCGCCGCGGCATCCCGCGCGCGGTCGGTGCCCGCGCGGATCCCCACGGACGCGATCTCCCTCACCGACCCGAGACGCTACGCGATCCCCGTGACGATGCTCACCGGCACGATGCCGGCGGCAGACCTGCACGCGACCATCGCCCAGGCCCCGCCGTGGGCAGCCGACCTCGCCGCCCTCCAAGCCGTCACCATCGTCGAGCTGAATTCGGGCCACTGGCCGCAGTTCTCCCAGCCGGCCGAGCTCGGCCGCGCGATCGCCGCCGCCCTGGTGTGA
- a CDS encoding CGNR zinc finger domain-containing protein produces MVFIHDTRVALAAAVDLVNSLPEASSEGTDAFTTLADLDAFLTDNAYTGRIDRDAEELAALRGIRPRLYELWTVGRDAAVPLVNGMLADGRALPQLVTHEGFEEWHIHATGADAPIATRILVETAMAFVDVIRADEYDRIRMCAADDCASVYVDYSRNGSKRYCDTGNCGNRMNVNAYRRRKARESA; encoded by the coding sequence GTGGTCTTCATCCATGACACCCGCGTCGCGCTCGCCGCGGCGGTCGACCTCGTGAACTCGCTTCCGGAGGCCTCGTCAGAGGGCACCGACGCGTTCACGACGCTGGCGGATCTGGACGCGTTCCTCACCGACAACGCCTACACGGGCCGCATCGACCGCGACGCCGAGGAGCTCGCCGCGCTCCGCGGCATCCGCCCGCGCCTGTACGAGCTGTGGACCGTCGGCCGCGACGCGGCCGTGCCGCTGGTGAACGGGATGCTCGCCGACGGCCGGGCCCTCCCCCAGCTCGTGACGCACGAGGGGTTCGAGGAATGGCACATCCACGCCACCGGCGCCGACGCCCCGATCGCCACCCGCATCCTCGTGGAGACGGCCATGGCGTTCGTCGACGTCATCCGCGCCGACGAGTACGACCGCATCCGGATGTGCGCAGCCGACGACTGTGCGTCGGTGTACGTGGACTACTCGCGCAACGGCTCCAAGCGCTACTGCGACACCGGCAACTGCGGCAACCGCATGAACGTCAACGCGTATCGGCGCCGGAAGGCGCGAGAAAGCGCCTGA
- the glgA gene encoding glycogen synthase, giving the protein MRVDIVTKEYPPEIYGGAGVHVTELVRALRSTIDVRVRAFGAPREEEGTTAYAVPGELAAANGALQTLGTDLEIVPDVAGADVVHSHTWYANFAGHLASLLHGIPHVVTAHSLEPLRPWKAEQLGGGYAVSSYIEKTAYEGAAAIVAVSEGMRADILRSYPELDPGKVHVIYNGIDTEAWHPVDDAAFLAEAGIDPTRPSVVFVGRITRQKGLPYLLRAAEQLPPEVQLVLCAGAPDTPEILAEVECLVRGLQATREGVVWIDRLLPRHELCAILTAATTFVCPSVYEPLGIVNLEAMACGAAVVGTTTGGIPEVVADGVTGRLVPIEQVQDGTGTPVDPQRFVDDLARVLTEVVTDPGRAAAYGQAGRSRAVEEFGWDRIAAQTAALYAGLTGAGR; this is encoded by the coding sequence ATGCGCGTGGACATCGTGACCAAGGAGTACCCCCCGGAGATCTACGGCGGCGCCGGTGTGCACGTCACCGAGCTCGTGCGAGCGCTGCGGAGCACGATCGACGTGCGCGTGCGCGCGTTCGGCGCGCCGCGCGAGGAGGAGGGCACGACGGCCTACGCCGTGCCCGGCGAACTGGCCGCGGCCAACGGTGCCCTGCAGACCCTGGGCACGGATCTGGAGATCGTCCCCGACGTCGCGGGGGCCGACGTCGTGCACAGCCACACGTGGTACGCCAACTTCGCGGGGCACCTCGCGTCGCTCCTGCACGGGATCCCGCACGTCGTGACCGCCCACAGCCTCGAGCCGCTGCGCCCGTGGAAGGCCGAGCAGCTCGGCGGCGGGTACGCCGTGTCGAGCTACATCGAGAAGACCGCGTACGAAGGCGCCGCCGCGATCGTCGCCGTCAGCGAGGGGATGCGCGCCGACATCCTCCGCAGCTACCCGGAACTCGACCCCGGCAAGGTGCACGTCATCTACAACGGCATCGACACCGAGGCGTGGCATCCGGTGGACGACGCCGCCTTCCTGGCCGAGGCCGGCATCGACCCGACGCGCCCCTCGGTCGTCTTCGTCGGCCGCATCACGCGGCAGAAGGGGCTGCCCTACCTCCTGCGCGCCGCCGAGCAGCTGCCGCCGGAGGTGCAGCTGGTGCTGTGCGCCGGCGCGCCGGACACCCCGGAGATCCTCGCGGAGGTGGAGTGCCTCGTGCGCGGGCTGCAGGCCACGCGCGAGGGCGTCGTGTGGATCGACCGGCTGCTGCCGCGGCACGAGCTGTGCGCCATCCTCACCGCCGCCACCACGTTCGTGTGCCCGTCGGTGTACGAGCCGCTGGGGATCGTCAACCTCGAGGCCATGGCGTGCGGCGCCGCCGTCGTCGGCACCACCACCGGCGGCATCCCCGAGGTCGTCGCCGACGGCGTGACCGGACGCCTCGTGCCGATCGAGCAGGTGCAGGACGGCACCGGCACGCCGGTGGATCCGCAGCGCTTCGTGGATGATCTGGCCCGCGTGCTGACCGAGGTCGTCACCGATCCCGGCCGGGCCGCGGCGTACGGGCAGGCGGGCCGGAGCCGCGCGGTGGAGGAGTTCGGCTGGGACCGGATCGCCGCGCAGACGGCCGCGCTGTACGCGGGACTGACCGGTGCCGGCCGATAG
- a CDS encoding DUF4190 domain-containing protein, whose protein sequence is MSDPTSPPDDDTTPRTPIPPPPAHPQRYAPPAPQDYAPPAYPAQQVYPVRQSYAAPQGYGAPAYPQRRTNGLAVASLVCSIVGIVFSFTIVLGLASVAGVILGHLSLKRLKTSGEAGYGMAMAGTIIGWSGVALSALMFVMLVVLPFLLLMGFMGAAVPSSA, encoded by the coding sequence GTGAGCGACCCCACTTCGCCGCCTGACGACGACACGACCCCCCGCACGCCGATCCCGCCGCCGCCGGCCCACCCGCAGCGCTACGCTCCGCCGGCGCCCCAGGACTATGCGCCGCCGGCGTATCCCGCCCAGCAGGTGTATCCGGTACGCCAGAGCTACGCTGCCCCGCAGGGCTACGGCGCCCCGGCCTATCCGCAGCGCAGGACGAACGGCTTGGCCGTCGCGTCGCTCGTCTGCTCGATCGTCGGCATCGTCTTCTCCTTCACGATCGTCCTCGGCCTGGCGTCGGTGGCCGGCGTCATCCTGGGTCACCTCTCGCTCAAGCGCCTGAAGACCTCCGGCGAAGCCGGCTACGGCATGGCGATGGCCGGCACGATCATCGGCTGGTCGGGGGTGGCGCTTTCCGCGCTGATGTTCGTCATGCTGGTGGTGCTCCCCTTCCTCCTGCTCATGGGGTTCATGGGGGCGGCGGTGCCCTCCAGCGCCTGA
- a CDS encoding type B 50S ribosomal protein L31 produces MKTDIHPEYRAVVFRDLGSGETFLTRSTVTSDKTVELDGTEYPVIDVEISSASHPFYTGKQRIMDSAGRVEKFNQRFKNFGGR; encoded by the coding sequence ATGAAGACTGACATCCACCCCGAGTACCGCGCCGTCGTGTTCCGCGACCTGGGCTCGGGTGAGACCTTTCTCACCCGTTCGACCGTGACCAGCGACAAGACCGTCGAGCTCGACGGCACCGAGTACCCCGTCATCGACGTGGAGATCTCGTCCGCTTCGCACCCGTTCTACACGGGCAAGCAGCGCATCATGGACTCGGCCGGCCGCGTCGAGAAGTTCAACCAGCGCTTCAAGAACTTCGGCGGCCGCTGA
- a CDS encoding S-ribosylhomocysteine lyase encodes MADVESFTLDHTAVKAPYVRLIGTETGLRGDVISNFDVRFVQPNEGEIPTAGIHTIEHMLASLLRDRLEGIIDISPFGCRTGFHLITWGEPALGDVVGALRDGLRFIAEEAVESDIPGVDAVSCGNYRDHSLHTAREWSALILQQGISLDAFERVGV; translated from the coding sequence ATGGCCGACGTCGAGAGCTTCACCCTGGACCACACCGCCGTGAAGGCGCCCTACGTGCGCCTCATCGGCACCGAGACGGGGCTGCGCGGCGACGTCATCTCGAACTTCGACGTGCGCTTCGTCCAGCCCAACGAGGGGGAGATCCCCACCGCGGGGATCCACACGATCGAGCACATGCTCGCGAGCCTCCTGCGCGACCGGCTGGAGGGGATCATCGACATCTCCCCGTTCGGCTGCCGCACCGGTTTCCACCTCATCACGTGGGGGGAGCCGGCCCTGGGCGACGTCGTCGGGGCGCTGCGCGACGGATTGCGCTTCATCGCCGAGGAGGCCGTGGAAAGCGACATCCCCGGCGTCGACGCGGTCAGCTGCGGCAACTACCGCGACCACAGCCTGCACACCGCGCGCGAGTGGTCGGCGCTGATCCTGCAGCAGGGCATCAGCCTCGACGCCTTCGAGCGCGTCGGGGTCTGA
- the glgC gene encoding glucose-1-phosphate adenylyltransferase encodes MPAAPKVFGIILAGGEGKRLMPLTADRAKPAVPFGGQYRLIDFAISNLINSGLRQLVVLTQYKSHSLDRHISQTWRMSPMLGAYVASVPAQQRLGKRWFSGSADAILQSMNLLTDEKPDIVMVIGADHVYRMDFGQMLEAHIESGARATVAGIRQPISLANQFGVIDVDPEDNVRIRDFLEKPQNPEGLSDAPHEVLASMGNYIFDADALIEAVQVDGESPTSNHDMGGDIVPYFVQRGEAAVYDFKRNDVPGSTDRDRAYWRDVGTIDSFYDAHADLIATLPIFNLYNTDWPIYSQTVNAPPAKFVRDSVGRIGNAIDSIVSLGSVLSGTHLERSVVGPWALAGGGSTITESVLFDYVHVGAGARVHRAILDKNVSLADGATVGVDRERDIARGFTVTDSGITVVGKGVHIDA; translated from the coding sequence ATGCCTGCAGCTCCCAAAGTCTTCGGAATCATCCTCGCCGGGGGCGAGGGCAAGCGGCTCATGCCTCTCACGGCCGACCGCGCCAAGCCCGCTGTGCCCTTCGGCGGACAGTACCGACTGATCGACTTCGCGATCTCCAACCTCATCAACTCCGGGCTCCGCCAGCTGGTCGTGCTGACCCAGTACAAGTCCCACAGCCTCGATCGGCACATCTCCCAGACGTGGCGGATGTCGCCCATGCTGGGGGCGTACGTCGCGTCGGTGCCGGCGCAGCAGCGCCTGGGGAAGCGGTGGTTCTCGGGTTCGGCCGACGCCATCCTGCAGAGCATGAACCTGCTCACCGACGAGAAGCCCGACATCGTCATGGTCATCGGCGCCGACCACGTGTATCGCATGGACTTCGGCCAGATGCTCGAGGCGCACATCGAATCCGGTGCGCGCGCGACGGTCGCCGGCATCCGCCAGCCGATCTCCCTGGCCAACCAGTTCGGCGTCATCGACGTCGATCCCGAGGACAACGTCCGCATCCGCGACTTCCTGGAGAAGCCGCAGAATCCGGAGGGGCTCTCGGATGCTCCGCACGAGGTGCTCGCCTCGATGGGCAACTACATCTTCGACGCCGACGCCCTCATCGAGGCGGTGCAGGTCGACGGTGAGTCACCCACCTCCAACCACGACATGGGCGGCGACATCGTGCCGTACTTCGTGCAGCGCGGCGAGGCCGCCGTGTACGACTTCAAGCGCAACGACGTGCCCGGCTCCACCGACCGCGACCGCGCGTACTGGCGTGATGTGGGGACGATCGACTCGTTCTACGACGCCCACGCCGACCTCATCGCGACGCTGCCGATCTTCAACCTGTACAACACCGACTGGCCCATCTACTCGCAGACGGTGAACGCGCCGCCGGCGAAGTTCGTCCGCGACTCGGTCGGCCGCATCGGCAACGCCATCGACTCGATCGTCTCGCTCGGGTCCGTGCTGTCGGGCACGCACCTCGAGCGCAGCGTCGTGGGGCCGTGGGCCCTCGCCGGCGGCGGCTCGACGATCACCGAATCGGTGCTGTTCGACTACGTGCACGTGGGTGCCGGCGCGCGCGTGCACCGGGCGATCCTGGACAAGAACGTCTCCCTCGCCGACGGCGCCACGGTGGGCGTGGACCGCGAGCGCGACATCGCGCGCGGGTTCACCGTCACCGACAGCGGCATCACCGTGGTGGGCAAGGGCGTCCACATCGACGCCTGA
- a CDS encoding alpha/beta fold hydrolase — protein MPNPYADLLSRVAVERRETEVLGGTTAYWTYGEADAATTVVAVHGFRGDHHGLEPVIAHLPGVRVVSPDLPGFGETAPVPGRTHDLTLYTEWLAAFVAAVAPGAVVLGHSFGSIVSAAAVAEGLETPALVLVNPIGAPALEGPRGILTRLAVFYYWAGARLPRRLGEAVLRNRVIVRVMSLAMVKTKEPALRRFVHEQHDAYFSRFSDRDVLHDAFVASVSHDVSGYAARIAQPVLLVAAVRDDITPIEAERRLATIFPRAELVEIADVGHLIHYETPAAAAGAVRRFLAPSGADTR, from the coding sequence ATGCCCAACCCGTATGCCGACCTGCTCTCGCGCGTCGCCGTCGAGCGCCGCGAGACCGAGGTGCTGGGCGGGACCACGGCGTACTGGACGTACGGCGAGGCGGATGCGGCGACCACCGTCGTCGCGGTGCACGGGTTCCGCGGCGATCACCACGGGCTCGAGCCGGTGATCGCGCACCTGCCCGGCGTGCGCGTGGTGTCGCCCGACCTCCCCGGATTCGGTGAGACCGCCCCGGTCCCCGGACGCACGCACGACCTGACGCTGTACACCGAGTGGCTCGCCGCCTTCGTGGCGGCCGTGGCGCCGGGGGCGGTCGTGCTGGGCCACTCGTTCGGGTCGATCGTGTCGGCGGCGGCCGTGGCTGAGGGCCTCGAAACCCCGGCCCTGGTGCTGGTGAACCCCATCGGCGCGCCCGCCCTGGAGGGCCCCCGCGGCATCCTCACGCGCCTGGCGGTGTTCTACTACTGGGCCGGTGCGCGCCTGCCGCGCCGGCTCGGCGAAGCGGTCCTGCGCAACCGGGTGATCGTGCGGGTGATGAGCCTGGCGATGGTCAAGACGAAGGAGCCGGCCCTCCGCCGCTTCGTGCACGAGCAGCACGACGCCTACTTCTCCCGGTTCTCCGACCGCGACGTGCTGCACGACGCCTTCGTGGCATCCGTCTCGCACGATGTGAGCGGCTACGCCGCACGCATCGCCCAGCCCGTGCTCCTGGTCGCCGCCGTCCGCGACGACATCACCCCGATCGAGGCCGAGCGGCGCCTGGCGACGATCTTCCCGCGGGCCGAGCTCGTGGAGATCGCCGACGTCGGACACCTCATCCACTACGAGACGCCGGCGGCGGCGGCGGGTGCGGTCAGGCGCTTTCTCGCGCCTTCCGGCGCCGATACGCGTTGA
- a CDS encoding 3'-5' exonuclease — translation MHRAARPEQLPLFQAPEWTRVIGVFDLETTGVDVTRDRIVTAHVGVLDADGAVLTARDWLADPGVPIPDGAAAIHGISTEHARAHGRDAATVVAEVVDALACIFAAGIPVVAYNAPYDFSLLKHEALRHAVAPLESPWPVIDPLVVDKRYDRYRRGKRTLSVVAQHYAVRLDGAHEASADAVAAGRVALALADRYAAWLPPTLDELHTRQIGWARSQAESLTEYFVQIGRLDPEESLDGRWPIR, via the coding sequence ATGCACCGCGCGGCCCGCCCCGAGCAGCTCCCACTGTTCCAGGCGCCCGAGTGGACGCGCGTCATCGGAGTCTTCGACCTGGAGACCACCGGCGTCGACGTGACACGCGACCGCATCGTCACCGCGCACGTCGGCGTCCTCGACGCCGACGGGGCCGTGCTCACCGCGCGCGACTGGCTCGCCGACCCGGGGGTGCCGATCCCCGACGGCGCCGCGGCGATCCACGGCATCTCCACCGAGCACGCCCGCGCGCACGGGCGGGATGCGGCCACCGTCGTCGCCGAGGTCGTCGACGCCCTGGCCTGCATCTTCGCGGCGGGGATCCCGGTGGTGGCGTACAACGCGCCCTACGACTTCTCGCTGCTCAAGCACGAGGCCCTCCGCCACGCCGTGGCACCCTTGGAGTCACCCTGGCCCGTCATCGACCCGCTCGTGGTCGACAAGCGCTACGACCGCTACCGCCGCGGGAAGCGAACCCTCTCCGTAGTGGCGCAGCACTACGCCGTGCGGCTGGACGGCGCCCATGAGGCATCCGCGGATGCCGTGGCTGCCGGACGCGTGGCCCTGGCCCTGGCCGACCGGTACGCGGCGTGGCTGCCGCCGACCCTCGACGAACTGCACACACGGCAGATCGGATGGGCGCGGTCACAGGCGGAGAGCCTGACGGAGTACTTCGTGCAGATCGGGCGCCTCGACCCCGAGGAGTCCCTCGACGGGCGCTGGCCGATCCGCTGA
- the fabG gene encoding 3-oxoacyl-ACP reductase FabG, whose product MATDRVVLVTGGNRGIGRAIAERFVAEGYRVAVTARSGDGPMGTLTVRADVTDAAAVDAAFREVEATLGPVEIVVANAGITKDTLLMRMSEDDFDSVVATNLGGAFRVVKRASKGMLRARWGRVILISSVVGLLGSAGQVNYAASKSGLVGFARSLTRELGGRGITANVVAPGFIETDMTAELPEETQAEYKRSIPAGRFATPDEVAGVVTWLASEDAAYISGAVIPVDGGLGMGH is encoded by the coding sequence ATGGCGACCGATCGTGTCGTGCTCGTGACCGGAGGAAACCGCGGGATCGGGCGTGCGATCGCCGAGCGCTTCGTAGCCGAGGGCTACCGCGTGGCCGTGACGGCCCGCTCGGGCGATGGGCCGATGGGCACGCTCACGGTGCGCGCCGACGTCACGGACGCCGCGGCCGTGGATGCGGCATTCCGCGAGGTGGAGGCCACGCTCGGGCCCGTGGAGATCGTCGTCGCGAACGCCGGCATCACGAAGGACACCCTCCTCATGCGCATGAGCGAGGACGATTTCGACTCCGTCGTCGCGACCAACCTCGGGGGAGCGTTCCGCGTCGTCAAACGCGCGTCCAAGGGCATGCTGCGCGCACGCTGGGGGCGCGTCATCCTCATCTCCAGCGTCGTGGGGCTGCTGGGTTCTGCCGGGCAGGTGAACTACGCCGCATCCAAGAGCGGGCTCGTCGGCTTCGCCCGTTCGCTCACGCGCGAGCTCGGCGGGCGCGGCATCACGGCCAACGTCGTGGCGCCCGGCTTCATCGAGACCGACATGACGGCGGAGCTGCCGGAGGAGACGCAGGCGGAGTACAAGCGGAGCATCCCGGCCGGCCGGTTCGCGACCCCGGACGAGGTCGCGGGTGTGGTCACGTGGCTCGCGTCGGAGGACGCCGCCTACATCTCCGGCGCCGTCATCCCCGTCGACGGCGGCCTCGGGATGGGTCACTGA
- the serB gene encoding phosphoserine phosphatase SerB, giving the protein MPDASPLLVVLDADSTLLRNEVIELIAEEAGRGAEVAAATEAAMRGEVDFAESLRSRVSELRGVPVAAFARVVARVEPTPGVRELVAAVHERGGVVAVVSGGFHEVLDEIAPALGIDRWRANRLETADGVLTGRVAGDIVDGAAKAASLREWAEEFGVPAGGTIAIGDGANDLLMLAAAALGLAFNAKPAVRERADLVIAPVDLAQVIPLLP; this is encoded by the coding sequence GTGCCCGACGCTTCCCCCCTTCTCGTCGTCCTCGACGCCGACTCCACTCTCCTGCGCAATGAAGTCATCGAGCTGATCGCCGAGGAGGCCGGCCGCGGCGCGGAGGTCGCCGCGGCGACGGAGGCGGCGATGCGGGGCGAGGTCGACTTCGCCGAGAGCCTGCGCTCGCGCGTGTCGGAGCTGCGCGGCGTGCCGGTGGCGGCCTTCGCGCGCGTGGTGGCACGCGTGGAGCCGACCCCCGGTGTGCGTGAGCTCGTCGCCGCCGTGCACGAACGCGGTGGAGTGGTGGCGGTGGTCTCCGGTGGATTCCACGAGGTGCTCGACGAGATCGCACCGGCACTGGGCATCGACCGCTGGCGCGCGAATCGCCTCGAGACCGCCGACGGCGTGCTCACCGGGCGGGTGGCCGGTGACATCGTCGACGGCGCCGCCAAGGCCGCGTCGCTGCGCGAATGGGCCGAGGAATTCGGCGTGCCCGCGGGTGGGACGATCGCGATCGGCGACGGCGCTAACGATCTGCTGATGCTCGCCGCGGCCGCGCTCGGCCTGGCGTTCAACGCCAAGCCCGCCGTGCGCGAGCGCGCCGACCTCGTGATCGCCCCGGTGGATCTCGCGCAGGTCATCCCCCTCCTGCCCTGA